The Collimonas fungivorans Ter331 genome has a segment encoding these proteins:
- a CDS encoding beta strand repeat-containing protein, with translation MTDTHTPSQMPFDAGQLQKIRTLLKQQGLLDANGKVVDTLATFGNSPPKGAFAPIYAEISKIISAVGSTVDPKIQYWFSKAADINNDVTSDPADDYIRGVTQYGLAMRHKLDGLSQSAIDIGLQQTSNLIGENVINEILGDGGIPDFGYMISGDISAAIGNDALGRFQQDAGGWGGSFYYWNAPLNYGTTLPVISVGNVIANGGTVLTNGAAVTYPSSLKEFYYANSNASADFAIPEISTVAASSSVGGILGTLITQGGLPNFPKAVNDAWVAVLSGSQAQTPIMVKAKLFADTIEVLIGRFLTGNFVPGPHSTGQPTILVSNNAVTTTYSNNGIITQNFGSSGNDSLQWQNAAGVIGNVSIDASGAIRIDANNATEVAVIDSDSRIDYVKGSGARIVGSSGDQDTLYGGVGSSTYVLQTLTTGIKDTIDDQDGLGSLYVGSNLINGKGAQTGQQANSWSDANGTLYQFVPLSADAQIGTMLISGGNFIGPGQIAINDFDLGKAVTDANGDLGIHLSQEIGLTADTSETNLFANGMPANQKADVALGNSQTFTVHALADSTAAQTIQLALSGGGSYALSTGATQTAFNGKISVTIAAGQDSATFSLIDLSNTNQADAPTLTATYTDTNGTVTSNTLAITFDHPAADPSTPPTVVGTVSTAPVSIDGSKYNYTEFNGDGLVTGNSGGNGILTGDGNSVINGSGALDVIIAGNGNNQIYANVQTDVATALTQAKAAQASGKRGDLISVGNGNNTIVGGNGNDAVFTGSGNNTLILGSGAVTVTGGVIVHSPISGEGVANWASSTEFSSDVGAETTDTGGIVRDSTGFNAPNPYYANYISDTPVGIGNDTIFGGTGNSVYYLSNGNNYLDAGGGNDFIGAGVGNNTIFGGIGNDTIRGAGGNNYINAESGNDLIAAYGGNNTIVGGTGNDTIFSGDNTSNWASSITTENNYINGGSGKSVIYGAGGNDTLIGGTGNVTIYGGDGTEDITGGSGHDVLYGGSGTDVIHAGDGGTADSATSIYAGSGNTTIYGGGGTDVIYGSSGTEVIYAGDGGNATAATQIHAGNGNVTVYGGLGTDQIAGGSGTDVLYAGDGGTADGPTTVFAGTGSDTLYGGAGVDILDATNGNNVLLVAGSGDATLLGGSGDDTLIAGGGTDKLVGGAGNNAYVFNAGFGQAEISSTSGSDVIQFGAGISASDLTVTAALAADGSGVLEIEGAGTILVDSGLSSAVSAVNFADGTSLTIAQLIAQTGAQSETIAGATGNILFSTGAGDSVQGGSGNDTLSAWGGKATLTAGSGNNVLYAGGGNDLLVGAAGNDTLIAGAGNDTLISGTGADTLVSNSSGTTFVVNNVQDVIQLPSSQNQNDTIVSSVDYVLPDAITTLTLTGSANLAGTGNTWNSVITGNAGNDILTAVSGETTLIAGAGTDTMIGSAGDTVFVVNSLNDVLVEQAVHGTATVQTNLSYTLASNFDNLILTGSANLVGTGNDLNNQLTANGGNDTLIAGGGNDTLLGGSGNDRLIAGSGNDSLNGGAGIDTLVAGSGNDVMSAQTGSTYVFNQGFGQTEIYNAAGSTLQFGAGIAPSDLTLSLTLYGNTPSIILTDSAGGTVTVDGGLSTANNTTYAFADGATLNLNQLIAQTQSTPVTLAGQEGNLVFAAHGNASLVGSSGNDTLYGWGNSDTLVAGSGNNTLYGEDANDILVGGTGLDTLYGGTGNDTMIAGTGENTLVGGQSNDTFMLTEGGVTTINSSTQSGIETLWLPEKMRLSDFFAVQVGQDLYINSNSLDTTTIINGYFNTQPQSVGWVLGGDNDSPVFLQTWVAAQQANLTGGAIDYSSKISALEQAYKAQLNADLTSIGKNGTWLDDSVGRANVGDYYSNNASGVAGTVVNYLFNGVRLDKLTVSGGNLTLSSIDDNVDTTQVHETTVTGFKTVPVYKLVQLTTGTVVDMGPPSSTGGGSNLSSDELNLLPNGDVGFIVPGLMREVQAGTISQAYTYQASTVDVQRTLNTYAITGDGGNDVIMMVSNDASNGIQSASFMGTVNTGDGNVYVNLGTTSSINPDFGAGQDYSSPEPSSDRSFIVAGAGNDTLIGTDGADTIVGGSGFDYMDGGLGTNTYYVSMHGDATDIIDDTGDMENSWQIQEGYGGVVPNKTLVMPDGLLAKDLNYRIVQDPAYPGSSILQINYGTSNVWVVYQEGILESTMYGSNPAVLSIGVNRIAFSDGSTMTLDQFMAAAHQMADDYTPSVSASDQVLQLNQTVAVSGLFTASDTGSNAITWYRVSNSGIDSGYFTLNGKRQSSDAPIYLTKPQLSGLQYVTGATAGDDLIQVSAFDGAAWSVVAPISIVTTSNNVLQATSSNQVLTGTAAAADVLIGGYANDTLVGGGTQDTFFLRRGDGNVVVSEASDTNGNNTLRFGGGVTSDDLQLTQQGSDVLVKYGTSSDSVLVKNLDTFSGTATIDKFQFADGSHSAYSSSGQGDFLVTNYDSTGNKTGDQWQHTDGTTGFDRVASDGTTETAVTTTNSDGSTYSTDQIAYANGTSQQSWSRSDGAAGSTNTNTAGVVKGSSSVSINGSQEIDSGSGHVLVGSPGADAISGSDDNALLIGGTGNDTITTGTGGNVIGFNLGDGQDTVVANAGDSNVLSLGGKFSYADLAFQKNGNNLILDVSSSDAITLQDWYASSDNQQLVTLQVIEAATADYSSRSIDTLKNTKVETFDFQQLVEAFDQAQIDNPTRGAWSLSSSLLDAHLSNSDTTALGGDLAYEYGVRGNLTGFNVAAAETVIANTQFATSPQNLHPWGSVSGTAAQIR, from the coding sequence GAAAGGCGCCTTCGCACCGATCTATGCCGAAATTTCTAAGATTATTAGCGCAGTCGGCTCAACGGTAGACCCCAAGATTCAGTACTGGTTTTCAAAGGCCGCTGACATCAACAATGATGTTACGAGTGACCCGGCAGACGATTACATTCGCGGCGTCACGCAATATGGTCTGGCAATGCGGCATAAACTCGATGGACTGTCTCAATCAGCAATCGACATAGGGTTACAGCAGACCTCCAACCTGATAGGTGAAAACGTCATCAATGAAATATTGGGTGATGGTGGAATACCTGATTTTGGGTACATGATCTCCGGGGATATCAGCGCTGCGATCGGAAATGACGCCTTGGGTAGATTTCAGCAGGATGCAGGTGGTTGGGGAGGCTCCTTTTACTATTGGAATGCGCCGCTGAACTACGGGACTACGCTTCCGGTAATAAGCGTCGGCAATGTCATTGCCAATGGTGGCACGGTGTTGACGAACGGTGCCGCGGTAACCTACCCATCTTCGCTGAAGGAATTCTATTACGCCAACAGTAATGCATCGGCTGATTTTGCGATTCCGGAAATCAGTACGGTTGCGGCCTCCTCGTCCGTCGGCGGCATTTTGGGGACTCTTATCACGCAAGGTGGGCTTCCAAATTTCCCCAAAGCCGTGAACGATGCATGGGTCGCAGTTTTATCGGGATCGCAGGCCCAAACACCAATTATGGTTAAGGCGAAGCTGTTTGCTGACACTATCGAGGTTTTAATTGGTCGTTTTCTTACGGGTAATTTCGTACCGGGCCCCCATTCGACCGGGCAGCCGACGATTTTGGTGTCCAATAACGCGGTCACGACAACCTATAGTAACAACGGTATTATTACTCAGAACTTCGGATCGAGCGGAAATGACTCTCTGCAATGGCAAAATGCTGCTGGTGTCATCGGCAATGTCTCCATTGATGCCTCTGGTGCTATTCGTATCGATGCGAACAATGCCACTGAAGTAGCTGTCATTGACTCCGATAGCCGGATTGATTACGTGAAAGGGAGCGGTGCACGTATCGTTGGCTCCAGCGGCGATCAGGACACGCTCTACGGTGGTGTCGGCAGCAGCACCTATGTGCTACAGACATTAACGACTGGTATCAAAGACACTATTGACGACCAAGACGGGCTTGGCTCTCTTTACGTCGGTTCGAACCTCATCAATGGCAAGGGTGCGCAAACTGGGCAACAAGCCAATTCCTGGAGCGATGCCAATGGAACCTTGTACCAATTTGTCCCCTTGTCCGCAGATGCCCAGATAGGGACAATGTTGATTTCAGGCGGTAACTTCATTGGCCCGGGCCAGATTGCCATCAATGATTTTGATCTGGGCAAAGCGGTAACGGACGCAAACGGCGATCTCGGTATTCATCTCAGCCAGGAGATCGGCCTCACAGCCGACACTAGCGAAACAAATCTTTTTGCCAATGGCATGCCGGCCAATCAAAAAGCCGATGTTGCTCTAGGCAATAGTCAAACTTTCACCGTCCATGCGTTGGCCGATAGTACAGCAGCACAAACCATCCAACTGGCTCTATCAGGCGGTGGCTCGTACGCTCTATCTACCGGCGCCACTCAGACTGCATTCAACGGCAAGATATCGGTCACGATTGCTGCAGGTCAGGATTCAGCAACGTTTTCATTAATCGATTTATCCAATACCAATCAAGCTGACGCACCGACGCTCACCGCCACGTATACAGATACCAATGGCACCGTCACGAGTAACACTCTCGCAATTACCTTTGACCATCCCGCTGCCGATCCAAGCACGCCACCCACAGTCGTCGGCACCGTTTCCACAGCCCCGGTATCGATCGACGGCAGTAAGTACAACTACACCGAATTTAATGGAGATGGCCTCGTCACCGGGAATAGTGGCGGAAACGGAATTTTAACTGGTGACGGTAACAGCGTCATCAACGGAAGTGGCGCGTTGGATGTCATTATTGCAGGGAATGGCAATAACCAAATTTATGCAAATGTACAAACAGATGTTGCCACAGCTCTTACACAAGCTAAAGCTGCCCAGGCTTCGGGTAAAAGAGGGGATCTCATCTCGGTCGGCAATGGAAACAATACCATTGTGGGTGGCAATGGTAATGATGCGGTTTTTACGGGATCGGGAAACAACACCCTGATTCTTGGATCTGGGGCCGTTACAGTCACAGGGGGAGTAATCGTACATTCACCTATATCGGGTGAAGGAGTCGCGAACTGGGCTTCATCGACGGAATTTTCTTCCGATGTGGGGGCGGAGACCACTGACACCGGTGGAATTGTAAGAGACAGCACCGGTTTCAATGCACCCAATCCCTATTACGCTAACTACATTAGTGACACCCCCGTTGGTATTGGCAACGACACTATTTTTGGAGGAACCGGTAATAGCGTGTATTACCTGTCGAATGGCAATAACTACCTGGATGCAGGCGGTGGCAATGATTTCATTGGGGCAGGTGTCGGTAACAACACTATTTTTGGCGGGATAGGTAACGATACGATCAGAGGGGCCGGCGGAAATAATTACATTAACGCTGAGTCTGGCAATGATTTGATTGCAGCCTATGGCGGGAACAACACCATCGTCGGTGGTACGGGCAACGATACGATTTTTTCTGGCGACAATACGTCTAATTGGGCAAGCTCAATCACGACTGAGAATAATTATATTAATGGTGGTTCCGGTAAGTCAGTGATCTATGGCGCAGGCGGCAACGATACGTTGATTGGCGGTACTGGCAACGTCACCATCTATGGCGGCGACGGCACCGAGGACATTACCGGTGGTTCAGGCCACGACGTGCTGTATGGCGGATCCGGAACAGACGTCATTCATGCCGGTGACGGCGGTACGGCCGATAGTGCGACCAGTATCTATGCTGGAAGCGGTAATACGACCATATATGGAGGCGGCGGCACTGACGTCATCTATGGCAGTAGTGGAACCGAAGTCATTTATGCCGGGGATGGCGGCAATGCTACTGCAGCAACACAAATTCATGCCGGGAATGGCAATGTCACCGTATATGGCGGATTGGGAACCGACCAAATTGCCGGTGGCTCCGGGACCGATGTGCTCTATGCCGGTGATGGGGGGACTGCTGATGGTCCGACCACGGTATTTGCCGGCACTGGCAGCGACACGTTATATGGTGGTGCCGGAGTTGATATATTAGATGCCACAAATGGTAACAACGTATTGCTGGTGGCCGGTAGTGGTGATGCGACCTTGCTCGGTGGTAGCGGTGACGATACGTTAATAGCGGGGGGCGGCACTGACAAGCTCGTAGGTGGCGCAGGTAATAATGCCTATGTGTTTAACGCCGGATTCGGTCAAGCCGAAATTTCCTCGACAAGTGGTTCTGACGTTATCCAGTTCGGTGCTGGCATTTCCGCCAGTGACCTGACTGTTACTGCCGCTCTGGCTGCCGATGGTTCGGGAGTGTTGGAGATCGAGGGTGCCGGCACCATTTTGGTCGACAGTGGACTAAGTAGCGCCGTGAGCGCAGTAAATTTCGCTGATGGCACTTCCTTGACCATAGCGCAGTTGATTGCACAGACCGGCGCTCAGTCTGAGACGATTGCTGGTGCCACTGGCAATATTTTGTTCAGCACCGGGGCGGGCGATTCGGTCCAGGGCGGCAGCGGCAACGACACGCTGTCAGCTTGGGGCGGCAAGGCGACCCTTACCGCAGGAAGCGGTAACAATGTCTTGTATGCCGGGGGCGGGAACGACCTGTTGGTGGGTGCTGCCGGCAACGACACACTGATAGCCGGTGCTGGTAACGACACATTGATTTCAGGAACCGGTGCCGACACATTGGTGAGCAATAGTAGCGGCACTACTTTTGTCGTGAATAATGTCCAGGATGTGATCCAACTACCGTCTTCGCAGAATCAAAACGACACAATTGTCTCGTCAGTCGACTATGTGCTGCCTGATGCGATTACAACCTTGACACTGACCGGTTCAGCCAATCTAGCTGGGACTGGGAATACATGGAATTCGGTCATTACAGGAAATGCAGGTAACGATATATTGACCGCAGTGTCAGGGGAAACGACGCTGATTGCAGGGGCCGGCACGGATACCATGATCGGCAGCGCCGGCGATACGGTCTTTGTGGTCAATAGTTTGAATGACGTGCTGGTGGAACAGGCCGTACATGGTACCGCTACAGTACAGACGAATCTCAGTTACACGCTGGCGTCGAATTTCGACAATTTGATACTGACTGGCAGCGCCAATCTGGTCGGTACCGGTAATGATCTAAACAACCAACTCACTGCAAACGGTGGCAATGACACGCTGATTGCCGGCGGCGGCAACGATACCTTGCTTGGTGGAAGCGGAAATGACCGGTTGATCGCCGGCAGCGGGAATGACAGTCTGAATGGTGGCGCAGGGATCGATACCCTGGTTGCAGGCAGCGGTAACGATGTCATGAGCGCTCAAACTGGCAGTACCTATGTATTTAATCAGGGATTTGGTCAAACCGAAATCTATAATGCGGCGGGCAGCACTTTACAGTTTGGTGCCGGTATTGCCCCGTCCGACCTGACATTGAGTTTGACACTCTATGGCAATACACCATCAATTATCCTTACTGACAGTGCTGGTGGCACAGTCACTGTCGATGGCGGACTATCCACTGCAAATAATACAACTTATGCATTTGCCGATGGCGCCACTCTCAATCTGAACCAATTGATTGCCCAGACACAATCCACACCTGTCACGCTCGCCGGCCAGGAAGGTAATTTGGTTTTTGCAGCGCACGGCAATGCATCGCTGGTCGGCAGCAGCGGTAACGACACGCTATATGGTTGGGGCAATAGCGATACCTTGGTTGCCGGCTCCGGCAACAACACACTGTACGGCGAGGATGCGAATGATATTCTTGTTGGCGGAACGGGACTTGATACCTTGTACGGCGGCACGGGTAACGACACGATGATTGCCGGTACTGGCGAGAATACCTTGGTAGGTGGTCAGTCCAATGATACGTTCATGCTAACAGAAGGTGGCGTGACGACTATCAATTCCAGTACCCAATCCGGCATCGAGACGCTCTGGTTGCCGGAAAAAATGCGCCTTTCCGATTTCTTCGCGGTACAAGTTGGGCAGGATCTTTATATCAACTCCAACTCTCTGGACACAACGACGATTATTAACGGGTATTTCAATACGCAACCGCAAAGTGTCGGCTGGGTACTGGGCGGCGATAATGATAGTCCCGTCTTTTTACAAACATGGGTAGCTGCACAGCAGGCCAATTTGACTGGTGGCGCAATTGACTACAGCAGCAAGATCAGCGCGTTGGAGCAGGCGTATAAGGCGCAGTTGAACGCTGATTTGACATCGATAGGCAAGAACGGCACTTGGTTAGATGACAGTGTTGGCCGCGCCAATGTCGGCGATTACTATAGCAACAACGCTAGTGGAGTTGCCGGGACGGTGGTGAACTATCTCTTTAATGGCGTCAGGCTCGACAAGCTTACCGTTAGCGGCGGGAACTTGACACTCAGTTCGATTGACGACAATGTTGATACGACACAAGTACATGAGACCACCGTTACGGGATTTAAGACGGTGCCGGTTTATAAGTTGGTGCAGTTAACTACTGGAACTGTTGTGGATATGGGGCCGCCTTCCTCTACTGGAGGAGGGAGCAATCTCTCATCTGATGAACTCAATTTACTACCGAATGGAGACGTTGGATTTATTGTGCCGGGTCTGATGCGAGAAGTTCAAGCAGGCACTATAAGCCAGGCATATACCTATCAAGCCTCCACCGTCGACGTGCAACGTACCCTGAACACCTATGCCATCACCGGCGATGGCGGTAACGACGTCATTATGATGGTATCAAATGACGCATCAAACGGCATACAAAGCGCCTCGTTCATGGGGACCGTCAATACTGGGGACGGTAATGTATACGTGAATCTCGGCACGACCAGCAGTATTAATCCCGATTTCGGGGCGGGACAGGATTACTCTTCGCCGGAACCAAGCTCCGATCGCTCCTTTATTGTCGCCGGTGCTGGAAACGATACGCTGATTGGGACCGATGGTGCCGACACGATAGTTGGCGGCTCCGGTTTCGATTACATGGACGGAGGTTTAGGAACAAATACCTATTATGTATCGATGCATGGCGATGCTACCGACATTATCGATGACACAGGGGACATGGAAAATAGCTGGCAAATTCAGGAAGGTTACGGCGGTGTCGTCCCCAATAAGACGTTGGTGATGCCCGACGGACTGCTTGCGAAGGATCTTAACTATCGCATAGTGCAGGACCCCGCTTATCCAGGATCCAGCATTCTCCAGATTAACTATGGCACATCGAATGTTTGGGTGGTATATCAGGAAGGTATTTTGGAGTCGACTATGTATGGCTCGAACCCGGCGGTGTTGTCTATCGGCGTCAATCGCATAGCGTTTTCCGACGGCAGCACCATGACGCTGGACCAGTTTATGGCCGCCGCACACCAGATGGCCGATGACTATACGCCTTCGGTAAGCGCTTCCGATCAGGTTCTTCAATTGAATCAAACTGTTGCTGTATCCGGCCTTTTCACTGCCAGCGACACCGGCAGTAATGCGATTACTTGGTACAGGGTATCGAATAGCGGAATCGACTCAGGCTACTTTACGTTGAACGGCAAGCGGCAATCGTCAGATGCACCTATTTACTTGACTAAGCCGCAATTGAGCGGGTTGCAATATGTGACTGGTGCTACAGCTGGCGATGATTTGATACAGGTCAGCGCATTTGACGGTGCGGCCTGGAGTGTGGTGGCGCCGATCAGTATCGTCACCACTTCAAACAACGTCCTGCAAGCAACGTCGAGTAATCAAGTGTTAACCGGCACTGCTGCAGCGGCGGACGTGTTGATCGGTGGTTATGCCAATGACACCTTGGTTGGTGGCGGGACGCAAGACACGTTTTTCCTGCGTCGCGGCGATGGCAATGTCGTTGTGTCCGAAGCGTCAGATACAAATGGCAACAATACGTTGAGATTTGGCGGTGGCGTCACGTCAGATGACCTGCAACTGACTCAGCAGGGGAGCGATGTGCTGGTCAAGTATGGAACATCTTCAGATAGTGTTCTTGTGAAGAATCTTGACACTTTTAGTGGGACTGCGACGATTGATAAATTCCAATTCGCTGACGGCAGTCACAGTGCTTATTCGAGCAGCGGTCAGGGCGATTTTCTGGTTACCAACTATGACAGTACCGGTAATAAGACCGGCGATCAATGGCAACACACCGACGGCACCACAGGATTTGATCGGGTGGCCAGCGACGGCACGACGGAAACAGCAGTGACCACCACCAATAGCGATGGGTCGACTTACAGTACCGATCAAATTGCTTACGCGAATGGCACTTCGCAACAAAGCTGGAGCCGCAGCGACGGCGCTGCCGGCAGCACCAATACTAATACTGCCGGCGTTGTAAAGGGTAGTAGCTCAGTCAGCATCAACGGCAGTCAGGAGATCGACAGCGGTAGCGGGCATGTATTGGTTGGCAGTCCCGGTGCCGACGCCATCAGCGGCAGCGATGACAATGCCTTGTTGATAGGTGGTACGGGCAACGATACGATCACGACCGGGACCGGTGGCAACGTGATCGGTTTTAACCTGGGCGATGGTCAGGATACCGTTGTTGCCAATGCAGGGGACAGTAATGTGCTTTCTCTCGGAGGAAAATTCAGCTACGCCGATCTTGCCTTTCAGAAAAACGGCAACAACCTGATCCTGGATGTGAGCAGCAGCGATGCCATCACACTTCAGGATTGGTACGCTTCGTCTGATAATCAGCAACTGGTTACTTTGCAGGTCATTGAAGCTGCAACTGCAGACTATTCATCGAGATCGATAGATACGCTGAAAAACACCAAGGTGGAAACGTTTGACTTCCAGCAATTGGTAGAGGCTTTCGATCAAGCGCAAATCGATAATCCGACGAGGGGTGCGTGGAGCCTCTCCAGCAGCCTACTTGATGCTCATCTGAGCAATAGCGACACAACGGCATTGGGAGGGGATTTGGCTTATGAATATGGTGTTCGGGGCAACCTTACCGGCTTCAATGTCGCTGCTGCCGAAACTGTCATTGCCAATACGCAGTTTGCAACTTCACCTCAGAATTTACATCCATGGGGGAGCGTTAGTGGAACGGCCGCGCAGATACGATGA
- a CDS encoding HlyD family type I secretion periplasmic adaptor subunit: MLMNDRKSVLSPEALDFAPGLLAIQESPPARLPRTVMYMVIVLCAILMLWSIFGKLDIVASAEGKLVPQSYVKIVQPADGGIIQDILVKEGQTVAAGQVLIRMDAKEARADETSLQTQLIMRSLQLRRVDAELAGSQLVKKADDPADLYTQVAAQYGERRRAYTDALGGAQELLKKSQRDYDAGKEVLAKLREVTPILKQQSDAYTDMGKDGYAPLVTVRDKQREYVEKLNDLRAQESTLASLGAAVDAAGRQVAQVTSKYRSDLQNEEVEAQGQYRKLQQDSIKQEHKTGLLELKAPQAGTIKDLATHTIGTVVTPGTVLLSLVPENEPLIAEVMVSNDDVGFVYPQQKVKLKLAAYPFQKYGMLDGEILTIGADANEGQSQQQDSGKDPSAKNRPNVATTYKALLSLGSQALGAQGKKYKLVPGMQVTAEISEGRRTVMQYLLSPVQKALQESGRER, encoded by the coding sequence ATGCTGATGAACGATAGGAAATCTGTGCTATCGCCAGAGGCGCTGGACTTCGCACCGGGTCTGTTGGCCATTCAGGAAAGTCCGCCGGCGCGGCTGCCACGTACAGTCATGTACATGGTGATCGTGCTGTGTGCGATCCTGATGCTCTGGTCGATTTTCGGCAAGCTTGACATTGTGGCCAGCGCCGAGGGTAAGCTGGTGCCGCAAAGTTATGTGAAGATCGTGCAGCCTGCCGACGGCGGGATCATCCAGGACATTCTGGTGAAGGAAGGGCAGACGGTCGCTGCAGGCCAGGTGCTGATCCGTATGGATGCGAAAGAAGCGCGGGCCGACGAAACCAGTCTGCAGACTCAACTCATCATGCGCTCGCTTCAATTGCGCAGGGTCGATGCGGAATTAGCCGGATCGCAATTGGTAAAAAAGGCCGATGATCCCGCTGATCTATATACCCAGGTAGCTGCGCAATACGGCGAGCGTAGACGTGCCTATACCGATGCCCTTGGCGGCGCACAAGAGCTGCTCAAAAAAAGTCAGCGCGACTACGATGCGGGTAAGGAGGTGTTGGCAAAGCTGCGTGAAGTAACGCCGATTCTCAAGCAGCAGTCCGATGCCTACACCGATATGGGTAAGGACGGCTACGCGCCGTTAGTGACCGTGCGTGACAAGCAGCGGGAATATGTCGAAAAACTAAACGATTTACGCGCCCAGGAATCAACCTTGGCAAGCCTGGGCGCCGCGGTTGATGCAGCTGGCAGGCAAGTGGCGCAGGTGACCTCCAAATATCGCAGCGATTTGCAGAACGAAGAAGTGGAGGCGCAAGGTCAATATCGCAAACTGCAGCAAGACAGCATCAAGCAAGAACATAAAACCGGCTTGCTGGAACTGAAGGCGCCGCAGGCCGGCACCATCAAGGATCTCGCGACCCATACCATCGGTACTGTTGTGACGCCTGGCACGGTCTTGCTTTCTCTTGTCCCGGAAAACGAGCCGCTGATCGCCGAAGTCATGGTCAGCAATGATGATGTGGGTTTTGTGTATCCGCAGCAAAAAGTCAAACTGAAGCTTGCCGCTTATCCATTTCAAAAGTACGGGATGCTCGACGGCGAAATATTGACGATCGGTGCTGATGCCAATGAAGGTCAAAGCCAGCAGCAGGATTCCGGTAAAGATCCTTCCGCGAAGAATAGGCCCAACGTAGCGACAACCTACAAAGCCTTGCTGTCCTTGGGCAGCCAAGCGCTGGGGGCGCAAGGAAAGAAATACAAACTGGTGCCTGGCATGCAAGTGACGGCTGAAATTAGCGAGGGGCGCCGCACGGTGATGCAATACCTGTTGTCGCCGGTACAAAAGGCCTTGCAGGAAAGTGGTCGTGAACGATGA
- a CDS encoding TolC family outer membrane protein, giving the protein MTVLLVCRKTFYIHVSCVIFTASALVPAHATDIIDAYRLAQSSDPVFESARYALESAQQKIPQARAGLLPAAGVVGNKGYTRADTRFTGEDPVDRHMKSWAWNLQLTQPLVHAGSLYAYRESELLVEQAAAQYAKAEQDMLLRVAEAYFGVLVAQEAIAAADAQISALDEQLGQVKRGYTLGIHSVTDIDETRSRLGSARSQKVAALNDLVSKRADLEKVTGQELAQLAVLGAAVTLPEPVPMDARTWMDQARTDNATVRAQTAALAAAKVDIKKNRSDYLPTIDLTSSYGSNYASNSLTTPNDYATRSKSLQIGLQVNIPLYSGGMTNARVSEAVANAGKARADLEAASRQAATDAQQAFAGVVNGVAQIEALNSAVESGVNAVKGNRAGYRLGIRINLDVLNAEQQLYAVKKDLAKVRYDTLLQGLKLKAAAGTLEEADLSGINDLLVHER; this is encoded by the coding sequence ATGACGGTATTATTAGTTTGCAGAAAAACGTTTTACATTCACGTATCCTGCGTCATATTCACCGCCAGTGCTTTGGTACCTGCTCACGCCACCGATATCATTGACGCCTACCGGTTGGCGCAAAGCAGTGATCCTGTCTTTGAGTCTGCGCGTTATGCGTTAGAGAGCGCCCAGCAAAAGATTCCGCAAGCGCGCGCCGGATTGCTGCCAGCCGCCGGAGTTGTCGGCAACAAGGGATATACGCGTGCCGATACACGCTTCACTGGCGAAGATCCCGTCGATCGCCATATGAAATCGTGGGCGTGGAATTTGCAGTTGACGCAGCCGCTGGTCCATGCGGGAAGTCTCTACGCCTACCGTGAATCGGAATTGCTCGTCGAACAAGCCGCCGCACAGTACGCAAAAGCGGAGCAGGATATGTTGCTACGGGTTGCTGAAGCGTATTTTGGCGTGCTCGTCGCGCAGGAAGCAATCGCAGCGGCCGACGCGCAAATCAGCGCGTTGGACGAACAGCTCGGGCAGGTAAAACGTGGGTACACACTGGGTATCCATTCCGTGACCGATATCGATGAAACCAGATCACGTCTGGGTTCGGCAAGGTCGCAAAAGGTGGCAGCGCTGAATGATCTCGTCAGCAAGCGCGCCGACCTGGAGAAGGTGACAGGGCAGGAGCTGGCTCAGCTTGCCGTATTAGGCGCTGCGGTCACGTTGCCAGAACCGGTTCCGATGGATGCGCGTACCTGGATGGATCAAGCCCGTACAGATAATGCCACCGTACGTGCACAAACTGCGGCCTTGGCAGCCGCCAAAGTGGATATCAAGAAAAATCGGTCCGACTATCTGCCGACGATTGATCTGACCAGTTCTTACGGCAGCAACTATGCCTCGAATAGCCTGACCACGCCGAACGACTATGCGACACGATCGAAATCGCTTCAGATTGGCTTGCAAGTCAATATTCCGCTTTATTCCGGTGGGATGACCAATGCGAGAGTCAGCGAAGCTGTCGCCAATGCGGGTAAGGCACGGGCCGACTTGGAGGCGGCGAGCCGACAGGCTGCTACCGATGCACAGCAGGCGTTTGCCGGCGTCGTCAATGGTGTGGCGCAAATTGAAGCATTAAATTCTGCGGTCGAGTCAGGAGTGAATGCAGTAAAAGGCAATCGTGCGGGATACCGCTTGGGAATTCGGATCAACCTTGACGTACTTAACGCTGAGCAGCAGCTTTACGCCGTTAAAAAGGATCTGGCAAAAGTCCGCTATGACACCTTATTGCAAGGGTTGAAATTGAAGGCGGCGGCGGGCACCCTGGAAGAGGCTGATTTATCGGGGATTAACGATTTGCTTGTGCACGAACGGTAA